The DNA region aatagacattgagatttgatcatataacacttaataggggcaaatatgaaaaaacaaagttaattcttttttgatttgctaagtgaactattttttttattcaagaaaaaaaagcgaagtgaactctttttttgatccggaggaaGTATTTGTTTTGGGTGTTCCTTTAGATGCAGACCAAATTCAGGATCTTGCAACAGAAAATCTCTTGGTAAAAGGGTGTAAGGAGGTCCTGTTTGGTACGAATCCGATTTAATCGATGCCTAGACTAAAACAAATTAGTACTAATGATTTggccccattttttttcatgatgGAACATGAAATTGGTAGAAATATTACAATTTAAACCAGTATCGAAAGTTCAAATCTAAATCATTATGCCCTTCCCTGCTCCCttgtaaaaaatgaagatattTTGCATATTTCCATCTCATCTGCTTTCTGCAATTACAAATTAAAATGGATGCCACTGCTCTCCAGAGAATGGATATTCTTCTTAATTAACTAAATTCAATTCCCAATGGTGCATTAAATTCTGAAACTATCATCCCCAGATTTTCCTTTGAGAGCATTCAGAAGATTtggtttttattcttttatttaaaagaaaatgtatATTGGACAGAATGGACCATCAAAAAAGGAGAAGGGATGGAAGAGGAGAAGATATTTAAACCCTGTATTTTACCTTAGGACTTAGGTGATGCAGGGTAAATAGACTGCAGGCCAAACTTTTGTTACAAACATATATTCACAAgcttaaaagtttaaaaaatgacAGCAAATTCAGTTTAAGGATTACAATTAATCTAACTTATGTACAGACTCTCCAAGAGAGCACAATCTTGAAATCATTGTCTATTCCTGAGCAATGATccccaccaccccccccccccccaacccacacaaaaaaaatgaatgctTACAAGATTAAGTTTTAATTAATATCAACCAATCTTGTctggaagaaaaaaatcaagcagCTCTGGCACCAAGATTCACCATTCTTTCTGGTAAGTCAGCTGGTTCAATGAAGAATCCCCTTCTCACAAGTGTTCTTGGAACTATGACTGTCAAAACACCATCTCTATAACTAGCAGAAATTCCATTCATATCTACCATTCCAGGTAGCCTGAATTTCCTCATAAAGCTCCTTATTGGCTCTGTGGATTCATCCGCAGCTTCAGTTCTTATTATCAGGTATCTTGAATCCTCAACTTCCACctttatttcctctttcttcgCACCTATGAAGAAAAACATTCatccaaaattcaagaaaacaaagaccCAATATAGAACAAAGCAAAGGGTGTTCAAAAAAGAGTCTATTTAACctttttgtgtgtgtatttacCTGGAAGATCAGCAGAGTATATGTGAGATTCAGGGGTCTCTCTCCAGTGAACATAATTCTCAGGAATGAACTGATAGGGAAAGAGGAGAGGAGAGGTGAAGAAAGAATTCCAGGTAGAGGGGTGGAAAGTTGAGAACTCCATGTTCTTGGAAAAGAGAAGAGGATTTGGGAGGAAAAGTTGGTGGCTGGAAGAGAGGTGGTTGGTTGTTTATTTTAGGGGATGAAAAGAGAGTTGATTTTGACCTTATATAAGCCTAGCCAAGTTGGTGGCATTGGTGATCTTATTAGACGTTTCGTTAAATTAATGATTGGCTCCTCAATTCTTGAAAGCAAAAAAGCAAATATAATCAATCTTGAACAAAGAGATACATGTGAGTTGCTAGTTTGGGTATCAAATAGTGAAGTGACAAATCCACTCCAATTTTAGAAGAATCAAACAAAGTAATTAACTAGTTAGACAAGTGGGAAATGTTccctttattttactttttttcaaaaataaattaattcagATCATTACTTTACTAAAACAACTAAAATTGTCAATGGAGTAAGATATAGCTTGAAAGTACAAACAACCCTTTTCCATCTAGCAACTCAACATTGAGAACTTGGAACAAGTTAAACATTGAGACTCTATTCATCTATACCTATGAGACTTATATCACTCACATAAAGATAATATTGTGAAATAATTAACAAACCGAAGTCACTCttggaatcatacttactatCACTAACATATATTCAGTCCAATAGATATGCACTTCATAAACAAACTTGTGCTCCTATAATATTTAtctaaattaatatttttttgagcATCTAACTTAGTTAACACTCAACTAAATTTACGAGACTATAAGGATCAACAAAATTTATAGGAAAAAGGACCTCTCTATTAATAATGAGGGGATGTGCATGTGCATGATAAAAGTTGCTGAAGCCTGATACTTCAAATGTTGAAGGTAattattttaattgtaaatcGATTATTATAGCACTAAAATGTATGTGTTCGGTACTTTTAAACTTCCAAAGCGTGTAGAGTGGCATCATTTGTATGTTTTATGTACACAATCTACGTACTCAGTTCATTCCAAAGAGTAATATCAGTCCCATTTCCCTATTTTGAAACTTCTAAGTGCGAGGTCTAATAGCAGATGCCCAAGCTCAAAGggaggaaagaagaaaagaaatttatgaaagatatctaataaaataattaacttatacatatatgaaaCACTTATAAAATGATATGGATCCAGATTGAGTGAAGTAGACCATgatgattcatatagctaaCGTGAACACCTAGTTAGTTTAGTACTGAGACATAGTTCAAGTGGATAGATTGTCAGTTTAATTCGGTTCAACTTACTTGTGTTAATACCAAATCTAGCCAAATATTCTGGTTTGCTGTTATACTGAACATATCTCTCAATGTCTATATTGCTCGGATTCTTCAAAAGCTAATCATTTTCAGGGGATCCAACACGGATATGACAACATTTTTGGAGGGTCCGAGCATAACCCAATATAATGACAGCAGAACAGTGCCAGTAACGTTATTTAACACAGTTGATTAACCTTTGTGATCCTTACAACTGGATATTGTGCAGATTGTACCGCGGTAGTCCTATATTATATATCAGACCTATgaccaggaaaaaaaaagttgaggtgATAAAATCAATTACTTGATGAAAAAAGCAACAAAGAGATTTCATATAGACTGAAAGCAATTTTGGAGTTTCTCCAACAACTTGCCCCTCGGATGATCAACATATAAATGAATCTTTGACAACAGTAAATATGAATTACAATATCAACATGGCTCTAGTGGATATTCTAATTCATGTATTTACTCCTAACAAAAAGCAGTTGCTATATGATGGAAAATTAGTGGAAGTGCCAAAAATCCTCACCGGAGAACGGAAAGGATTTGGTGTTACAGGATAGCTAAAATGTAAACCTGCAGCGCGAAGAACCTGTTTACCATTTGAGCATGAAATCTCGGACTCATTGGTGAAATAAGCTGGAACATTCATGGATTTTATCAAGTCAAGAGCTCCACCCCAACTTGAATAGCTTCCTAGGCCACAATTCAAAGCAACGATAACATGGGGAGTCGGCAGATATTTGGCCTCATCCTGGTAAAGACCCCTTACGAGATTTACCCTCACTCTGCTACCTATTCCAGAAGTGGTCCCGGACAAATTAGTTGGGACTTCTGGCCCGACCATTATCATCTGTATATTACCCCTCCCGTGGAGTAGATGACCAATCTCAGCAAAGGCGGGCATCCAATCTAACTCCCCTTCAGGCCCAATGAAGTGGAGGATCACCTCTTTGTTCTTGAGTAACAGATTCTTTGAGCTGATGTTCAGTGCTGTCAATATGTAATAAACTGTCAAAGGATGAGACAAAATATCTGCCACGGGACTTGTTAGAGGTAACGACCTGAGGTTGTAGTACTCTAGCCAACCAGATAGAAGGATTGAACTAGATATCCCATctctaaaatgattatgaaAGGGTGAATCATGAGGGTATTCGTTCTCATCCAGGCCGCCCCATGAATCCCAAAGTCCACCGGGAAGAGGAAGAAGACCATATGGACAATGGGAATAACAACTACATTTTCTTCTCCACATGCCCTTTTGGTGAATACCAAGTGATTCGAGCCATTTACAAGGCTGCTCAGCAGAACAAGCAAAGACGAAGGTTTTCATTGCCAGCTCTTCTTCTCTTTCCATCATGGCCCTGTAAAGCCCACAAACGTCCTTGTGCGCTTCCATCCAATGCTGCTTCTGGCAGACCGAACTGCAATATACCACCGCAGAACAATGACCACAGCAAACCGAGTGTTCTCTGTGGACCTCTTCCTTACACAGCATGCACTGCCTAAAAACAGCTGCAATTGACTTCACATCAATAAATGTCTCCTCCTTTGGCGCTTCAGAATGCTTGGTGGGCGTAGAACTTGATGATGAGCTATACTTTTCCTTTTCCTGATATCCTCGACCAGGAGGGTATGAAATTGTTACTGCTACAAGATCGTTTCCTTTGGCCATCTCTGCAGGCCATTGGACATCAACAGTTTCAATAAAAGGTTCGAAATATATCACTTTAGACCACTTTGGAGCTGCACTGTAATCTTGCTGAAGCAAAGGGTGCAGAAGAGAAGCTCCACTCATAACTGCATACACAAATCTAAGCTCTTCAAGTGTTGGATTCCTAAACTGAAGCTCACCAGTGGTTGTGCAGCGACCAATGTCAATCACGGGATATCGATCTTCACCTGAAACCTCCAATGCCAATGACATGACAAATCTCTTATTTGAAGGGAGCATCACAGACTCCAGTTCATAAGTAACCCGTAAAACCTCAACATTTGGAACCCGAATTGTCTCCCTAGGACCAGTCATCTTCTTCGCATCATTTTCCGACCTAAACATATAGAGAGCTATATCTCCACCATCCCCACCAATAAATTGGATGCAAGAGAATAGCTGTTTTTTGGCAGACCAATCCGAATCCTTCCCAACTCTTACCCCAAAAAGATGACCTGTGCGCAACCGCCTCCAAGGATCAGTCCGATAGAGAGCTGCAGCAGCTCTGTAAATAGACTTAATGAAAGGTTGTGCAACACCATCTATCTTCATAAGGTTGGTTCCTGATCCAGGACCAAGTCCAGGTCCAGACCCAAATTGCTCTTGAAATCTACCAAAAGCATATTTCAAATGCACATCCATCTTAATGAATGACACCTGCACAAATTAGATGTCACACAACTCTAAATAGCCACCAAACCATGCATAAGTATCACAATAACAAGAAATGCAGCACCAAATTCAAGCAGAACAATGAAGTAGTAATCTGTAAGAACAATTTCAAGCAAAGACTGATCCTTTTTGGCATATCATTTCAAATAAAAAACCTAGAAATTGAATAAGAAAAAGTGTTGCTCTTACTTCACCATATCAAGAATTCTATACTAAATATTACCGACAAACAAGGCTAAATGGACAATTTATTCTTGTATTCCTGAATAAAACCCACAAACACCATGGATAAATAGAGCAATGCAAATGAATGCAGTACCAAATCCAAGCAGAAAAAAGTAGTAAGCTGTGAGAACAAGACTGCCCCTTTTATATCATTCTCAAGAACAAACCCAGATACTGAATAAGAAATATTGTTGCTTTTTGTTGGCACTAGCACGTGAaaattttgatgattgacaaagtgaaTGAACGACGAATGAACCAGGTCAATGGACATGTTCCATCTCAGTAACAGATGCGAGATAAAGTGAATGAACCGGGTGCTTGAACCAGGTCCATGAACATGTTCCAGCTCAGAGTCCTGCTGCGAGTAGAACTCTTGAATTAAGAGATAAGGACTTGGCAGACAAGTTACTGGATTTCTTGCCATAATTATGCAGATACGCTTCAGACTCCTAAAGGGATGTTGACGCCGCATGACACGCAAGAAACCTAAGTCAACTCGAACCCTAATTCTTATATTGGGCCTCATCGTGTAAGGTTTGTGGTTAGCTGACTTGTTGCACaccaaaagctatatatatCCAAGTCCTCTCTTGAAGAATCTCACGCACTCACATAGAGAGAATCAGAAATTGAGTGAATACAGTCAATACAATAATTGAGAGTTTTGATTCCTGAAGTGCGGCCTGATACAAAGAACAAGATTGAAGAACCTGTTTCATAGAGTTATGTTTTACAGTTTTCAAATCTAGAATCGTGTATCAGGATTGTTTATCGAGTTGTGCCGATTGTTTATCGAGCTGTGCCTTTACCAGCTTTCATGGAAGCAATTGTCATAGGTATAAACATTTGTCAAATTCAGCTTCATTTTGAGGGCAACTCAAAGTGGGCTCAATAGTCCAGGGAGATTATTGAGATAGGAATTAGAGTTAGCTCGTAGGTTACAAAATTTGTAATTGAATTTGCATAGGCTCACAGTTGTAGAGGAGTTTTGGAAAAAATCCTGCAGATGTGCAAGTAGTGGTTTTTTCACCCTTGTGTCCACCTAAAAATAATGTGTCCTTACTTCCGTGTTCTTTATTATTCCGCAACCGTTAGCTTGGAACAGGTAGAGTAACTTTGATCTATCCTATAATCAAAAATCTGATATAACGCAAGATAGATATATCACTTTAACTTGCATCACATCAAGAATGTGCTACCAaacaataccaagaaacaaggtggagggaaaaaaaaagtctgGGTATTCCTGAAATTACTCGAAAACAGCAATGTTAAGTTTATATAAGAATGATCAAAGGCTCGTACCAGCTAAGCGAAGATGCAGAGACAAATATTTCAATTTAATCTGGTGCGAAATCAGTAGTAGTAAAGCATTTCCCAATATAAACAACCGTAGCAATATCACCTTGATTCttgaattttattgaaaaaagcTGTGATATTTAGTATtcaaatacacacacaacaGTCAACTTTGAGTCGAGATCTGCTGACACTGACAAGAACTGTGTCTCTGAGGATTGGAAATCGGAAGATCATCGTGAATGGGCTCAATATTGGGCCTACGCTTTTCATATATGTCTTTCTTGGGTCGCTTTGAGGGGTTAAGTTTACAAATGGCCTCCAACCCGGTTTTGATTTTTTCGTCCCGCttaacaaaattttgaaaaatagtctTGGCTTCGGAAAATTAGCTAGGCAAAGCAATTGTTGTTTGTCGGGCATAAGTTGTGGACATAAATTAGTTTTGCATACAAAACAGttcaatatattttaaaatgatGGCTCAATTGACCACAAGTACTGCCTTATAGGAAAAGCTAGAACTTATGCTTGATCGGGATAAGTTGTGAACATAAACTAGTTTTGCTATAAGTAAGACGTTCAAGATATTTCAAAATTGTGAACCCGCTTAATCGACCACAAGTTCTGCCGTATAGGCAAAAGCAAAAACTTATCCCTGATGAGTACAAAAGTTCTTCCCACCAAAATTTTTCAAGTTAGGGTCATTTTCTAAAGGACTTTGTTGAGCGGGAACAAACATTCTAAGACCGGGCACTTTGGGACCACGCGTGTCATTTCCCGCGCTTTGAGTTGTTGCCcgatgaagaagaaattgcacggtttgcccaatttttgctcttcaaaaCTGAACTTTTGCTTAGCGGGCATAAATTCTTTTAAGAGTGCGGGACTTAATTTTTggaatattatgatgcgaaaatatatatttatgctccACAAAAAAGTTATTTGTTATGACCCGCACAAAATAGGAGCAGAAGTGCAAATGACTCCCCGATGAATTATTTGTTTCCTTTATCCCTCACAATGAATTTTTCCATTTCAAAATAAACAAATTACGTAGTAGATTTTAAATATCGAATacttaagaaaaaaagatatataaGTGGATTTTACTATTAGTCTCTTCTATGAAGTAGATAAAGATAAAACGTTAAAACATATCAAGGACATGACATTCAATTTTATCTCAACATATTTCCATAATCTGTAATGTAAAATTCGCAACTTTGTTGAAAATGTATTAGTTGTAACACGTATCCGAGTTGTTCACTAAAGTTCCACTCACTCTTTATGTATTGATATTGAGTTTTCTTGTGTATAATAAGACTACAGCACGGGCCCAATAACACTATGCAAAATATTGAAttatagttttttttgtttaaagtaCTCTTGTTTCACAATTCATCTTCAGAGATTGTCAAATGTAATCTTAATCAACTAAAGTCATTGAAAAGAGGAATAAATCATAATTTTGTCCATTAtaattctttattttcatatgttttttaaaaaaggagtGACAATAAAGGTTAAGCCTAATGGAAACAACGACAGAAGATTTCAGCCTGTCCTTTTCTTATTTCAACAGCAGATACATAACAACGTGGAGATATTATGTAAGATCAGAAGATGAAGAAGGTCCAAATGAGAAAACGGAGCAAAGAGTAAAGATAAGAGTAAGAAGAGGGAGAAGGTTGGAGACGTCCTGTTAAACCTAAAAAATTAGTAAGCGGTCGAAGTTTTAGGAGAGTTCAAGAAGCGATAGCACGTGCTATACAAGAAGATGACTCTTGTTATGCCAGGCAGGCACGACCGCTCTATTGTGGCTTCTTATATAAGAGAATACATGAGATGTTCGATATAATCTAATTTTCAGCATATGATATTGTTTTAAAGAGAAATCAAAATATTCTATGCTTTTGTCTCTTAACATGCTTAATATATGACTATTTGATGTTGAATACTGAAATTAGATATGGTTGAAATTTGAAACTAGTATATGTgagaaattataaaaagttgacttcttgttaaataaaataaaacaaaaatcgaccacatgattaaaatttaaacaagCTAGATATTGTTTGTAATTGGTATAACTACGGTAAGCGATAGTACTAGACGGGTGCTTTTAAAAGGCTTGAAGGCTATTGTATTTGTTTTTCTTCAGATTTTAGACATGTGAAAAAATAATGACTAATTACTTGTATAAAATTGCGAAATTCTTAATCTAAATCAAATCAGTAAAGCCAAGCACTAAGTTTATTCGATCCTAAAACTCAAAGGAGTCagaattttaaaaagggaaaaggtgcaaatatatcctcaaatttatgatttagagcagatatatctctcgttaaaaaagtggtgcatATATATCTCTACCGTTATACAAATGGTGGAACTATACCTCTTTGCTAACAACTTGTTTTTAACTTAAATATTACTATTTAGTAGACACACGTGATAACTTTTTTCCTGATGGGTTGGGTCCGATTCATTTacaaaaatagccatttttttaaagtcaaggtgatattttttaaacaaacaagCCAACCTACTAGAAAAAAATTACCTtgtggctttaaaaaataagtttactaaaaaaatgggtaggcttatttttttaaagtcacgtgacattttattaattaaaaaaataagctaaatgatttttaaaaagatttggcAGCAAAAAGGGCATATTTACATTATTTTCGTAACGAAATTAgtatatttgcatcatttgTGTAACGGAACGGACAGAAAATATCTCATCTCATCCTATATAAATAAGAAGCAATAACAAAAGCCACGCGTACGTACTCTTCTCGCGTGTTCCTAAcatatctctctctctcccccatCCCATACATCCTTCTAGGGTTCCGCCTTTTGTCAACAAGGATGCAACCAGCAAATTCCATGATTCCACCACCACATTACCAACAGCAGTGGCCGCCGCAGTATCAGGTTCCGCCGCCGCAGCAATCTGGATATTATTACCCGCCGCAACAGGGCGGAGTTCCTCCACCGCAACAACCACAGTACAACGCTGCTTCTTCTGTTCAGGCCAGTAGCGGTGATGAGGTCCGAAGCCTTTGGATCGGAGATCTACAGTTTTGGATGGACGAACAATACCTTCTCAACGCCTTCGCTCAAACTGGAGAGGTACCTAAACCctgtttttttattattattttcctgTACAAAACGTGATGGGCTTTTTTCGTACTGAATGTTTATTTGAGTTACGTGAATGTGCTGTTCtctatattttgtaattttgttgttaaaaggtatgtgaatATATGGCATAGTTTATAAGATATGTGAATAAGATGTAATTTGTATTCGGTAACTTGTCTTACATGGTTTGGTAAAAGTTATCAGATTATGCTGTAGTTTATGTTCATAAGGTATGTGAATAAGATGTAATTTGTATTCAGTAACTTGTCCTACATGGTTGGTAAAAGTTACGAGCGTATGCTGTAGTTTATATTCAGTGGCTTGTATTAAGTTGTTGGTAAAAAGGTATGTGAATATGATGTTTGTATTTAAACTTGTGTTATGTTGTTGATATACAGCGTGTCAATATGATGTTGTTTGTATTCAGTAACTTGTGTTATGTTGTTGGTAAAAGACCTGTGAATATGCTGTAGTTTGTATTCGCTAATATTGCTGAACTGTCTGGTAAAAAGATATGTGCATACGTTGAAGTTTGCATTCACTAACTTACATGTTTGCTTCTTGAAACATAcaagaacccccccccccccaaaaaaaaaaaaaaaaacccttttttttttttttttttttttttttagatctaAGTTTCTCTACCCTTGTACTGTATGAGCAGCAGTTTTACTACTGTAAACAGTCTTCCTGCCTTTCACTTGCCTATTTGTAGTTTACAGAATATAAAATGTTTGTCTGTTATTTAGGTGGTCTCTGCTAAAGTTATCCGTAACAAGCAAACTGGACAATCAGAGGGTTATGGTTTTATTGAGTTTATTAGTCATGCCGCCGCAGAAAGGAATCTACTAGCATATAATGGGATGTTGATGCCTAATATTGAGCAGAATTTTAGACTTAACTGGGCTTCACTTGGTTCTGGTGAAAAACGTTCTGATAATACTCCTGAATATACAATATTTGTTGGCGACTTGGCAGCCGATGTCACTGATTATATGCTTCAGGAGACATTTAGGGCTAACTATCCTTCTGTGAAGGGTGCTAAGGTTGTAACAGATAAGGCCACAGGGCGCACCAAGGGTTATGGTTTTGTTAAATTTGGGGATGAAACTGAGCAGGTACGTGCTATGACTGAGATGAATGGACAGTTTTGTTCAACTAGGCCCATGCGGATTGGTCCTGCAGCTAACAAGAAGAGTATGGGTGGTCAAAGTCAAGGTATGCCTTAACCTAGTTGGTGCATGTACTGCTTTATGTCTTTACATCAGTTATGTGAATCGAATCCAGCTTGCAGCTTGATTGCTTGCCTCACTCGGCTTTTAGTTTTTGGATCTTTTGTCTTGTGTTTAGTTGTCATATGTTCCTTTAATGGTCAAGTTTAATAGCTCGAGGATGCTGTTGCTTTATTTTGGGGTAAATTGATGTCTATATGTGTTCTGCTCGCCTATGCAGGTGTTGCTATGTTTCCTTTCATTCCATTAtgctcttgaattcttgatgaGTACCCAGCTATCGACGTCATTTCGTTCCATTAGTTAAAAACTTCCCCTTGAAATATTAAATCTCATAAAACTCCGCTTGTCTCCAAGCAGGATGATTGGAGGCTCTATGATTTAAGGGCCTGGATGCTCGTTTCAGCTGAAATGAATACCTTTTAGGACGTGGTGTGGCGTAAGTCAGTTTATTTAAATGTggttaaatttcgctatgtaGGATCCTCGTGACATTTATCCTTTTTAAGTTTTGCAATTTTTTCCATTACTCCGTACTCCAGTCAGATTGCTTTATCTTTACTTTCAGCAATTTTGATGTCTTTACTTTTCAGCCGTTTTACTTTATCATTACTTTTAAGCCATTTCACTTTATCATTACGTTTCAGCTATTTCACTTTAGCGAATTAGCGTTACATTTCAGCCTTCTATTTTTTAACTTCGATATCTTGTTAGACTGCCTCAAGTTGCATTTGGATCTTCAGTATACCTCTGCGCTTTTTAGCAGTCTCATTCATTAATTTAGTTAACCTAGTCCTGGATTCATCTCTTCGTTCTGCTCCATTTACCTCGTGAACCTGTTCAGTAAATCCCCTTCACAGGGATGAGAAGTTTCCTGCCACAATTATAATCTAATGCTGccttcttttgtttcttgtcGGTACAAGATCT from Lycium ferocissimum isolate CSIRO_LF1 chromosome 2, AGI_CSIRO_Lferr_CH_V1, whole genome shotgun sequence includes:
- the LOC132046325 gene encoding 15.4 kDa class V heat shock protein; this encodes MEFSTFHPSTWNSFFTSPLLFPYQFIPENYVHWRETPESHIYSADLPGAKKEEIKVEVEDSRYLIIRTEAADESTEPIRSFMRKFRLPGMVDMNGISASYRDGVLTVIVPRTLVRRGFFIEPADLPERMVNLGARAA
- the LOC132046323 gene encoding uncharacterized protein LOC132046323 isoform X1 encodes the protein MRPNIRIRVRVDLGFLRVMRRQHPFRSLKRICIIMARNPVTCLPSPYLLIQEFYSQQDSELEHVHGPGSSTRFIHFISHLLLRWNMSIDLVSFIKMDVHLKYAFGRFQEQFGSGPGLGPGSGTNLMKIDGVAQPFIKSIYRAAAALYRTDPWRRLRTGHLFGVRVGKDSDWSAKKQLFSCIQFIGGDGGDIALYMFRSENDAKKMTGPRETIRVPNVEVLRVTYELESVMLPSNKRFVMSLALEVSGEDRYPVIDIGRCTTTGELQFRNPTLEELRFVYAVMSGASLLHPLLQQDYSAAPKWSKVIYFEPFIETVDVQWPAEMAKGNDLVAVTISYPPGRGYQEKEKYSSSSSSTPTKHSEAPKEETFIDVKSIAAVFRQCMLCKEEVHREHSVCCGHCSAVVYCSSVCQKQHWMEAHKDVCGLYRAMMEREEELAMKTFVFACSAEQPCKWLESLGIHQKGMWRRKCSCYSHCPYGLLPLPGGLWDSWGGLDENEYPHDSPFHNHFRDGISSSILLSGWLEYYNLRSLPLTSPVADILSHPLTVYYILTALNISSKNLLLKNKEVILHFIGPEGELDWMPAFAEIGHLLHGRGNIQMIMVGPEVPTNLSGTTSGIGSRVRVNLVRGLYQDEAKYLPTPHVIVALNCGLGSYSSWGGALDLIKSMNVPAYFTNESEISCSNGKQVLRAAGLHFSYPVTPNPFRSPVRIFGTSTNFPSYSNCFLLGVNT
- the LOC132046323 gene encoding uncharacterized protein LOC132046323 isoform X2, translating into MDVHLKYAFGRFQEQFGSGPGLGPGSGTNLMKIDGVAQPFIKSIYRAAAALYRTDPWRRLRTGHLFGVRVGKDSDWSAKKQLFSCIQFIGGDGGDIALYMFRSENDAKKMTGPRETIRVPNVEVLRVTYELESVMLPSNKRFVMSLALEVSGEDRYPVIDIGRCTTTGELQFRNPTLEELRFVYAVMSGASLLHPLLQQDYSAAPKWSKVIYFEPFIETVDVQWPAEMAKGNDLVAVTISYPPGRGYQEKEKYSSSSSSTPTKHSEAPKEETFIDVKSIAAVFRQCMLCKEEVHREHSVCCGHCSAVVYCSSVCQKQHWMEAHKDVCGLYRAMMEREEELAMKTFVFACSAEQPCKWLESLGIHQKGMWRRKCSCYSHCPYGLLPLPGGLWDSWGGLDENEYPHDSPFHNHFRDGISSSILLSGWLEYYNLRSLPLTSPVADILSHPLTVYYILTALNISSKNLLLKNKEVILHFIGPEGELDWMPAFAEIGHLLHGRGNIQMIMVGPEVPTNLSGTTSGIGSRVRVNLVRGLYQDEAKYLPTPHVIVALNCGLGSYSSWGGALDLIKSMNVPAYFTNESEISCSNGKQVLRAAGLHFSYPVTPNPFRSPVRIFGTSTNFPSYSNCFLLGVNT
- the LOC132046326 gene encoding polyadenylate-binding protein RBP45, encoding MQPANSMIPPPHYQQQWPPQYQVPPPQQSGYYYPPQQGGVPPPQQPQYNAASSVQASSGDEVRSLWIGDLQFWMDEQYLLNAFAQTGEVVSAKVIRNKQTGQSEGYGFIEFISHAAAERNLLAYNGMLMPNIEQNFRLNWASLGSGEKRSDNTPEYTIFVGDLAADVTDYMLQETFRANYPSVKGAKVVTDKATGRTKGYGFVKFGDETEQVRAMTEMNGQFCSTRPMRIGPAANKKSMGGQSQASYQSSPGTQNEDDPSNTTIFVGNLDANVTDEHLRQIFGHYGQLLHVKIPVGKRCGFVQFADRSCAEEALRVLNGTQLGGQSIRLSWGRSPANKQQPQADPNQYGGYYGYTAGYEGYGYAPPAQDPNQYYAGYAGYGNYAQPQQQPQV